In Panicum virgatum strain AP13 chromosome 5K, P.virgatum_v5, whole genome shotgun sequence, the genomic window TCTCTGCTCCGATTGCACCATGCATCTTTAACTCACGGCATTCACGTATCAAGATCTAATGTGCTTCATTTCTGTTCTGCTTATTCACCGTCTACCCCTCCAGTGCGGGAGAGAGATGCCTGCTGGGAGTACTGTGACAAGCTGGATGGGAACAAAGTCCGGTGCAGGTTCTGCCACGAGGTCCTCAATGGTGGCATCAGCCGGCTCAAGTTCCATCTGTCTCAAATTCCCAGCAAAGGGGTTAACCCTTGCACCAAGGTGAAGGAAGACGTCATTGACAAGGTGAAGGCTATCATATTGGCAAAGGAAGAGTACAAGGAGTTCCAGCTTCTCAAGAGGCAGCGGGTTGCGGAATTGTCGGTACCCCCGAAACGAACACAGGAGGTTCTGTCTCAGTCTACTTCTCCAGGGCCGGCGAACTCTCCagctgctgctcttgctgctgaACAGAGTCACCTTCTTGCTCTGGAAGTGTCGACTCCGGTGCCAAAACTATCTGGTGCTGCTAACAAGTCACGCGCTGCTTCAGAATTGGAGGCCGAACGATGCATAGCTAAATTCTTTTTCGAGAATAAGTTGGACTATAGTATAGCAGACTCAGTTTCTTACCAGCATATGCTGGAGGTACTTGGTGGTGTGGGGTTCCGAGGGCCGTCAGCAGAGGTTCTGAAGGACAAGTGGTTGCACAAGCTCAAGTCAGagattttgcagaaaacaaaaGAGATTGAAAAGGATTGGGTGAGTACTATATTGGCTGATTCATGGACTGATAACAAATTGAAAGCCCTAATCAACTTTTCTGTGTCGTCTCCTCTAGGGACTTTCTTCCTCAAAACAGTGGATGCCTCTCCACACTTCAAAACTCACAGAGGGTTGTATGATCTCTTCGACGAGGTGATTCGAGAAGTTGGCCCAGAGGATGTTGTTCAGATAATCGCTGACAGGAATATAAACTATGGCAGCATAGACAAGCTAATCACGCAGAACTACAACAGCATCTTTTGGTCCCCTTGTGCATCTTTTTGCATTAACTCAATGTTGGAtgacttctccaagattgattggGTGAACCAATGCATTTGCCAAGCACAAACCATAACACGATTTATCTACAACAATAAGTGGGTTCTTGATTTTATGAGAAAGTCCATGGCAGGGCAAGAGCTTGTTTGTTCAGGGATTACAAAGTCTGTATCGGATTTTCTCACATTGAAATCCTTGTTGAGGCACAGGTCAAAGCTGAAGCAAATGTTTCATTGCGCTGAATATTCATCTTCTTCATATGCGGTAGGTCCATTGTTGAGATACTCAATGATGATGAGCTTTGGAGAGCAGTTGAAGAGATAGCTGCTGTTTCTGAACCTTTGTTGAGGGTTATGAGGGATGTTTCAGGAGGCAAAGCTGCCATTGGTTACGTATATGAGTCTATGACAAAAGTGACGGACTCTATAAGAACATACTACATAATGGATGAAGGCAAATGTAAGTCGTTTCTGGACATAGTGGAGCAAAAATGGCAAGCAGAGCTGCATTCACCTCTTCATTCAGCAGCCGCCTATCTGAACCCAAGCATCCAGTATAACCCAGAAGTAAAATTTTTCACTAGTATAAAGGAGGAGTTCTACCATGTTCTTGATAAGGTGCTTACAACCCCTGACCTAAGGCAGGATATTACTTCTCAATTGCATGCTTTCCGCAAGGCACAAGGGATGTTCGGTTCTAACATTGCTAAAGAGGCCCGTAACAATACCTCCCCAGGTATGCGTCGGGGCTTATGTCAGCTACATTGTTCTAATATTCCCGAATGCCACAGCTATTTTTCTAGTATTCTTGAATTGCTTTTTCTGCATTCGCGTTCGTATTCTCAATAGAAAATTAGTAGTAAGCTTATTCTGGGGCATCCTGTCTGTTACTAGCTATTTATATATATCAATATTATGTCACATGTTGCTAATTTGTGGTGCTGCATTTTGAAGTCATTAGGCCAATCCATTGTCGCATTTTTTGTTGTAGCTGATGGTTATAAGCTTCGATGCACTTATCTGAATTGAAGATATTTCAGAGGCGACTTACCATCTTTTAGGCACTCCTGAATTCTGTTTTCTCAATTTAAATTGACAACTCTTGTGCACAGGGATGTGGTGGGAACAATACGGCGATTCAGCACCATCACTGCAACGAGCCGCTGTCAGAATTACCAGCCAGGTTTGCAGCACCTTGACGTTCCAAAGGGACTGGGATATAATCCTTCAGAACCACTCTGAAAAGTGCAACAAGCTGGACAAGGAGGCTTTGGCCGACCAAGCCTATGTGCACTACAATCTCACGCTCCATTCCGAACCGAAGACGAGGAAGAAGTTGGATGGGGATCCTATCGCATTGGATGGCATTGACATGACATCGCCATGGGTGGAGGACTCTGACGGCCCAATCCTCACCCAGTGGCTCGATAGGTTCCCATCGGCCTTGGATGGTGGAGACTTGAACACTAGGCAGTTTGGTGGATCCATCTTTGGCCCCGGCGATAATCTGTTCGGCTTGTAATAGTTCTTAGTTCCAGGTCTAACACAACGTGACTTTTGTTTCTGTTGTACAAGTGCTCATGTATGTACCATGTAGGTCTTCTGTAGTTCAATCTCTGCTAGGACAGAGGCATAGAGCCTAGAACTTAGACTGATGTCAAGGTAAGAATTGTATGTTACCCTTATTCAGTCAAGGAGAGAAGTGCCTGTTACTCGTACTTAGTCCCTATTAACATGAGAACATAGGGTATGGAGACTGAATCCGAAAATTTATTAATCCATTTCTTGTGCAGTGTATAAGCGATAACAGAAAAATATGTGTTTTGGGGGTGTTATTATTAAGGATACAAGTGGGTACCACTCTAGTTTATTTCTCCTCCCAAATTATTTATGTAGAATGCCATTTTAGTTCATGTTATCAATTTTTTGGATCGATCCAATGATCCAAAATATATCTAAATTGCATCCCTAGTTATTAGCATCATGAATGTGCTAATCGTTTTTCCATCACAGGAATTGTACAGTATATCATgataatttcacattttaccTGATGAACACAGCTGCCAGCCTGCCACACGGGGGCGATTCTACAGGATAGCCTGGGAAAGAGGATAACGTAACGTAAGCCAGCCAAAATAatgaaagaagagaaaaaaaaaagataaagaagataatcaTCTTTGTCAACATGTGCTCATCGCTATCAGAGCACTAACTCCGTGAAGAAATGTTCACCCACTTCGATCTTATCCATTTTTTTAGAAGAAATCGATCTTATCCGTTTCTCTGCCGCAAAACAGAAGACAAACCCATCGCCATCTGCCGAGGAATAATATAAACTGCAAACCAAGTTACTGGGAGAAGATATCAGCTAGAGAAAGCAAACTGCAGAGTAGCACACGTACAGCAAAAAGCCCAGCCTTCAGGTTCCAGCGCAACGTGATTCCAagggagatggagatggagggGAAGAAGATGAGCCGGCTGCCGGAGGTGACCATCGACACAGCGtcaaggccggcggcgggcgttgGCGGCGGCATCGACGCGGGGAAGGCGGCGGGCAAGGAGCCGACCAGCCCGGGCACGCCGTCCTCGGtggacgccggccgccgcagcggcaAGGAGAGGCGCGCGGAGGACGGCGTCCCCCTGCCCGGGTGGAAGCTCGACGCCCTCTGCCAGGAATCCTGCCCGTCGCCGACCATGAGGGCGCGCTTTCCTTACTTCTGAAAGCCGCTGGCGATGGCGCTCGCTGCAGGCCTGCATGAGTTTCAATCAAGCGGCAAAGCCTAGTGGTTTGAATGCCCGATGATGTTCCTGGGCGTCATCTCCTTGTCCTTGACATTTTTCTTGTTGTGCATGTACATATGAATCCATGGAactcggagcttttcatgtgtCTTGTCAGTGC contains:
- the LOC120705553 gene encoding uncharacterized protein LOC120705553, which gives rise to MEMEGKKMSRLPEVTIDTASRPAAGVGGGIDAGKAAGKEPTSPGTPSSVDAGRRSGKERRAEDGVPLPGWKLDALCQESCPSPTMRARFPYF